The sequence CTCGGATCGCAGGAATCAGCCCTGCATCAATGCCAAGAGCAATAAAATCCTCATCCGTGGCAATTTTCACCTTCTTCTCTGGTCGCATCTGTGGGAAGAACAACACTTCTTGGATGGTGCTGTTATCGGTCAGCATCATGGTCAGTCGATCGATACCGATTCCCAGTCCTGAGGTGGGCGGCATACCATACTCCAATGCCCGAAGGAAATCTTCGTCCATGGCCATGGCCTCATCATCGCCCCTTTCGGCCAGTTTCAATTGATCTTCGAAACGCTCACGCTGGTCGATCGGATCATTCAATTCGGTATAGGCATTGGCGATCTCCTTCCCGTTTACAAACAGCTCAAAACGCTCCACCAAACCTTCTTCCGTACGGTGCTTTTTGGCCAGCGGGGTCATCTCAATAGGATAATCCGTGATATACGTAGGCTGGATCAAATGCTCTTCCACCTTCTCACCAAAAATTTCATCAATCAATTTTCCCTTGCCCATGGAATCATCCACTTCGATGCCAAAATCGGCACAGACTTTCCGCAGCGCTGTCTCGTCCATCTTGCTGACATCCACTCCTGCATACTCTTTGATAGAATCAAACATCGTCAGCCTTCTGTATGGTCCGGCAAAATCAATTTCCCGCTCCCCTACTTTTACCTTGGAAGTTTCGTGGACGGACAAGGTCACCTTTTCCAGCAGGTCCTCCACCATCTCCATCATCCAGACATAATCCTTGTAGGCCACATAGATTTCCATGGAGGTAAATTCAGGATTATGGGTACGGTCCATGCCCTCATTTCGGAACATTTTACCAAACTCATACACCCCGTCAAAACCACCAACGATCAAACGCTTCAGGTAAAGTTCATTGGCAATCCGCAAGTAAAGCGGCATGTCCAAGGAATTGTGGTGGGTCTCAAATGGCCTCGCGGCTGCGCCGCCATGGACAGCTTGGAGAATAGGAGTCTCCACTTCCAGCCAGCCATGATCATCAAAATACTTCCGCATATTGGTGATGATCCTGGAGCGCGTCAAAAACACATTTTTCTTTTCCGGATTGACCGTCAGATCCACATACCGCTGACGATAGCGGAGCTCTGGGTCGGTAAAACCATCGTAGACGTTCCCTTCTTCATCACGCTTCACCACCGGTAGGGGCTTCACGGATTTGGAAAGGACGGTCAATTCCGTGACGTGCAAGGAAATCTCACCGGTCTGGGTGGTGAAAATGTAGCCTTTTACACCAATAAAATCTCCAATGCCCAACAGCTTTTTGAACACCTTGTTATAAAGTGTCTTATCTTCTCCGGGGCAGATATCGTCCCGACGCACATAAACCTGCAATCTCCCTGAGGAATCTTGGATTTCGGCAAAAGACGCTGACCCCATGATCCTTCTGCTCATCAACCTCCCCGCTATGGAAATATCCTTATAGTCGTTCTTGTTGTTT comes from Echinicola vietnamensis DSM 17526 and encodes:
- the lysS gene encoding lysine--tRNA ligase, with protein sequence MQLLSEQEIERRKDREELMKLGINPYPAIQFPINASAEDIHKNYENNKNDYKDISIAGRLMSRRIMGSASFAEIQDSSGRLQVYVRRDDICPGEDKTLYNKVFKKLLGIGDFIGVKGYIFTTQTGEISLHVTELTVLSKSVKPLPVVKRDEEGNVYDGFTDPELRYRQRYVDLTVNPEKKNVFLTRSRIITNMRKYFDDHGWLEVETPILQAVHGGAAARPFETHHNSLDMPLYLRIANELYLKRLIVGGFDGVYEFGKMFRNEGMDRTHNPEFTSMEIYVAYKDYVWMMEMVEDLLEKVTLSVHETSKVKVGEREIDFAGPYRRLTMFDSIKEYAGVDVSKMDETALRKVCADFGIEVDDSMGKGKLIDEIFGEKVEEHLIQPTYITDYPIEMTPLAKKHRTEEGLVERFELFVNGKEIANAYTELNDPIDQRERFEDQLKLAERGDDEAMAMDEDFLRALEYGMPPTSGLGIGIDRLTMMLTDNSTIQEVLFFPQMRPEKKVKIATDEDFIALGIDAGLIPAIRELNIHTIEQLKEQDVNKLFNDVCGKRKKLKLEVKNPSKEDVANWLA